In one window of Hyla sarda isolate aHylSar1 chromosome 1, aHylSar1.hap1, whole genome shotgun sequence DNA:
- the RAB27B gene encoding ras-related protein Rab-27B, which yields MTDGDYDYLIKLLALGDSGVGKTTFLYRYTDNKFNPKFITTVGIDFREKRVVYNSAGPGGTQGKAFKVHLQLWDTAGQERFRSLTTAFFRDAMGFLLMFDLTSQQSFLNVRNWMSQLQANAYCESPDIVLIGNKADLADQREVNEKQARELADKYNIPYFETSAATGQNVDKSVDILLDLIMKRMEQCVDKTQVPDAVNGGNSGKLDEAKAGGKKCAC from the exons ATGACGGATGGGGACTATGATTATCTGATCAAGCTCCTGGCCCTCGGAGATTCTGGTGTTGGGAAAACCACATTCCTGTACAGATATACAGACAACAAGTTTAACCCCAAATTCATCACCACAGTTGGAATAGACTTCCGGGAAAAAAGAGTG GTTTACAACAGTGCAGGTCCGGGTGGCACTCAGGGCAAGGCCTTCAAGGTACACTTACAGCTGTGGGACACGGCCGGACAGGAGAG GTTTCGGAGCCTCACCACAGCATTCTTCAGGGATGCCATGGGATTCCTTTTGATGTTTGACCTCACCAGTCAACAGAGTTTCCTAAACGTACGGAATTGGATGA gTCAACTTCAAGCAAATGCTTACTGTGAGAGTCCGGATATTGTATTAATTGGTAACAAAGCCGACCTGGCCGATCAGAGAGAGGTGAACGAGAAGCAAGCAAGGGAACTTGCCGATAAGTACAA CATCCCATACTTTGAGACAAGTGCAGCAACCGGACAGAACGTGGACAAATCAGTGGACATTCTTCTGGACTTGATAATGAAACGCATGGAACAATGTGTGGACAAGACCCAAGTACCAGATGCAGTTAACGGCGGAAACTCTGGAAAATTAGACGAAGCAAAAGCAGGAGGAAAAAAGTGTGCCTGTTAG